In one Rutidosis leptorrhynchoides isolate AG116_Rl617_1_P2 chromosome 8, CSIRO_AGI_Rlap_v1, whole genome shotgun sequence genomic region, the following are encoded:
- the LOC139863933 gene encoding uncharacterized protein yields the protein MGRGKTVKHDHGTKNLNLCMGGYCLSFLFTIGDSQRQRHTANGQVKVTNRDIVTGIKARLGKHHQGWVDELHLVLWAHRTTPKDSTNETPFSLVYGTEAVIPAEVLVPTNRITTFDEQKNDEALRENLDALEERRTIAHIRQAEKKQKIANHYDKKFKPLNFQLNDLVLHSNEASRQQDVGKLGPRLEGPYRVIGITNYGAYHLETPDEVPIQCPWHAFHLKKYHV from the exons ATGGGTCGAGGCAAAACCGTAAAGCACGATCACGGGACGAAAAATCTTAACCTTTGTATGGGAGGATATTGTCTGTCATTTCTGTTTACCATAGGAGATAGTCAGCGACAACGGCACACA GCCAACGGACAAGTCAAGGTCACTAATAGAGACATCGTTACCGGGATAAAAGCAAGACTAGGTAAACACCACCAAGGATGGGTGGACGAGCTCCATCTTGTACTATGGGCACACCGAACAACACCAAAAGATAGTACGAACGAAACACCTTTCAGCTTGGTGTACGGAACCGAAGCAGTTATCCCGGCTGAGGTGCTTGTCCCAACCAACCGAATAACAACATTCGATGAACAAAAAAACGATGAAGCATTGCGAGAAAACTTGGATGCTCTAGAAGAACGACGGACGATAGCACATATCCGGCAAGCCGAAAAGAAGCAAAAAATCGCAAACCACTATGACAAAAAATTCAAGCCACTGAACTTTCAGTTAAATGACTTGGTGTTACATAGCAACGAGGCCAGCAGACAGCAAGATGTTGGAAAACTGGGACCAAGATTGGAGGGACCTTACAGGGTTATCGGCATAACTAATTATGGTGCATACCACCTGGAGACACCAGACGAAGTTCCGATACAATGCCCTTGGCACGCCTTTCATTTGAAGAAATATCATGTGTAA